The Cannabis sativa cultivar Pink pepper isolate KNU-18-1 chromosome 8, ASM2916894v1, whole genome shotgun sequence genomic interval TCAAAGAGTTATAGGCTGCAAGTGGGTGTACAGACACAAGGATGGAATTCCCGGAGTTGAAAACGCTAGGTTCAAGGCAAGACtagttgcttagggtttctcaCAAAGAGAAGGGGTGGATTACAATGAGATCTTTTCTCTAGTGGTGAAACACATATCAATAAGACTAATGTTGAGCATTGTAGCAATCAATGACCAAGAATTGGAATAACTAAATGTCAAAATAGCTTTTTTACATGGAGATTTGGAAGAAAATATTCTAATGAAGTAACCTAAGGGGTATGAAGTCAAAGGGAAGGAAGATCATGTATGCCATCTAAAAAGAATTGTGTACAGATTGAAACAATTACCAAGGCAATGGTACAAAATGTTTGATGAGTTTGTACTCAGAAATGGTTTCAAAAGGAGCTCTTATGACAGCTGTGTTTATGTCAAAAACAACAAAGCTACTGTTTATCTCTTattgtatgttgatgacatgcTTATTGCATGCAACGATATTCAAGAGATAAACAAAATCAAAGCTATGCTAAACAAGGAATTCAAAATGAAAGATCTTGGTTCAGCAAAAAGGATTCTAGGTATTGACATCATTAGAGACATATCCAAGAGAATTCTCAAACTGTCTCAAGGTGGTTACATATCTAAAATCCTTACAGGTTTGGTTTCAACCAAGCTAAACCTGTCAAAGCTCCCTACACACCACTTTTCAAATTGTCTAAATCATAGGCCCCTACAGATGATGAAGAAGCAAATTACATGGATAGGATGCCTTACTCTATTGTGGTGGGGAGTTTCATGTATCTCATGATCTGCACCAGGACTGATATCAGTTATGTTGTAAGCATGGTGAGCAGGTTTATGGGACAACCTGgcaaggaacattggaatgtagTAAGTGGATCATGAGGTATCTACAAGGCACAAAACAACTTGGACTGGTTTATGGATTAAGTTCAGCGACAGTCAACATAGCAGGGTTTGTGGATTCTGACTATGCAGGAGACCTTGACACTAGAAGATCTCAATCAGGGTATGTTTTTCAGTCAAGTGGATGCTTAATTTGCTggaaattaaacctacaatccATTGTTGCCTTGTCTACAACAAAAGCAAAGTACATTGCATGTAATGAAGCAGTGAAAGAAGCATTGTGGCCTAAGGGCATTTCCATGGAACTTGGCTTAGACCAGAGATGCATAACTATACAATGTGACAGTCAAAGTGCTTTGCACTTGAGCAAGAACCAGGTTTTCCATAAGAGAACAAAACATATAAATGTAAGGCTGCAATTTATCAGAGATGTTTTAATTGGGGGAAAAGTGAAACTGGAGAAGGTGGCCACTGAGAACAATGCAGCAGACATCCTTACTAAAGCCCCTACCTACATCCAAGTTTTACCACTGTCTAAAGTTAATGTAATGGAAATGTAGGCAGTGTACAATATGTCTTAGTGTTGCTttgtatgtgtgtgtatattACTTGTCAAGGTGGAAATTTGTTAGAATTCAAGTGACTTTATAATATGCCACATAAGTTACCGGTTTTAACTAACTTTTCATGTTAGTTAAAACTGTTATACATATAGGTTTAGTTAATAGCTATACTCGGATATTAGTCCCTATAAATACCTATACACTTGTAATGAGTAGTTAACTTCTTTCACTTGTAAAATTCAGATTCTTAGTAATAAAGAAAGTATTATTCATTTCTATCTAAGTTCCTGAAGTGTGGTTCATTGACTTTGTTGTTTGTTGTCGGTTAAATGCTTTAGAGAAGTCTTCTTGAGTGTGCGATGAACTCCCATAGTGTGTGAGATTGAGCTTTGAATCTCCAACACAAATATcccttcttattattattaaagacTATTCTCATTTCATTCAAAAAGTTCTATAAAATCAGAAGAAAATGTTATCTGAATctataatatgaaattaaaacATGGTGTAAATCCTTCTGTTGCCAGCTAGCTGGAAATCTACTATATGCTGTTACATGCCAATTGTCAAGCGTATGTCTACGTTTCATTTCCAGGTTTAAAAGAGCTTAAATCTATTCTCACGTCACATGATAGGTAAAAGTGGTAAATCTCGAAAATAGAAAGAACCTCAATAGGAACTCCTTTAAGTGtactttataataaaatatccaaaaaaaaatgattaatacaAAATGCAAAAATCCCTATGATCGATGTATTCTGAATAAATAACAACCAAAATTTCCAGGGAGAGACAAAATGGCAAATAGCTGCATGTTGCCTCTTAAGCTTAACTATGtatatatagaattataactaacacGGATAAAAAGTCCTTATAGCAACTATTCTTTTTTACTTACTTCCCGGAAAACCATTGATAAGAAACACCCTTTGAAACAAAGGTATTCTCCACTCTCTATTACTCACCTACCATGCAGAGAGATCATCTCCTCCACAATCTCTACCATATTGTCAATCCACCTCTTCTGGTTGGAAAGGCAGATGCTCAACTCAAAACGTAAAAAAGGTCAGTTCAGTCAGATCATAACTCATCGTGCGACTTAGGCTCCGTGTCAACATTTTCATTTTCAGATCCCTCTTGTTCTGGTTCTGATTCTGATGCTGATGCTGATTCGTTACTTCCGGCAGGTTTCTCTTCAGATGTTGTGTTTGAAGACTTAGCTTCCTCCTCGTTGTTGTCTGTTTCGTTCTTAGCAGGTTTCTGGATCTTAGGCTTTGGCTTTGGAATCCTACTAACACTGAGAACCTGCACAAAAGACCAAGCATGTATAAATGAGAATATCTTATACAAAACAATGGCACGAACATTGTAAAGCTGCACACTTAATTAACCAAAGAATTGCAGTAGTACTAGTACCTTGTCTTGCAGATTAAACAACTCCAAATAAACATCTTCAGACGTGAATGCTGGTGTGCTAAATGCAGAAGTCCTTCAGAAGGTAAGAGTAAAAAAAGTGTAAGTCAACAATAGGATATTCTAACCCAACccatcttatttatataaaataaatatataacaaaATCCAGTTGCAAATAACAGCACATTAAATATTTCATGAATTTTGCATGATCTGAACTATGTAAATGAATTACAATCACAGTTAAGGGTGGCATTTGTTCACCTACAAATTACAATATAATTTTAACAGATTGAAAAAGACAACAGAATAAAATAACATACTTCTTTTGCTCAGCTTCCTTTTCATCCAACCAAGTCTTTAACTTGTCAGCATCACTTAACACCTGAAAATCCCTCAATGTAAGTCATATAAAAAACTAACTTCTGAACATTCAATAAAACAAGAGATTATGAGCACCCAGACTGCAAGAGTATAATTAATCACCTCATCAATTTTCTCCTTAGGAAGCCAAGATTTGTTAGTCTCCCACTTACGCACAATCTGTGAATAAACAGAGTTGAATGGAGACGATCAGTACCAAATAGCAAGTTAGCAACAGTAGAAATCCATAAATGAGTGATAATAAAACACTAAATGTAGCAAATGCAGCAAACAGTGAGTGAAACATCTAAAGTGAAACAAGATGCCTATCAACAGTATAACCCATATGGAAATAATGAAGGCTCCACCAACTTTACAGAACAACGTGAAATGTATATACTTGCACTCTTCATGCTTGTAATATAAATGCACCATAATCTTAATGAATTGCACCCAAATTCTCTTGAACCAAGAAACAAATACACCAATATATTTTTGAATCAGAACCTGGCCCTCAATAAGTTAATATGAATACTAACTAAAGATGGCACAAGTTGAACTCTGAGATGGTTCGAACATAAAGGCAATAACATTTGTCTTTTGATAGGATGACAGTGTGCATTGGCCCCAAAGCCAAAAGCCTTGTCAGACTTGTTTATTGTATATACTATAATAAAAAAAGGGGTTACTGAAAGAAGAGAGAAAGGAACTTGAAGACACTGAACTGGTCTCTCAACACACCAATGGAAAATTTGGATTTCCAATAAAACCAATTACTTCCTAAGGACAAACTAATGATTTGAACAATTAATGCTTCTTCCCAGACATTCACAAATTGCACCACAAGAAAtatgcatacatatatacacaatCTGAACATAATAAAGATTAGCTTTCATCATAAAAGTGTTTGAATGACCTGCTGCAGCTCGACAAGGTAACTTCTTGCTTGTTTAACAGCTGCTGGTCGGGCTGTAAGCTCTTTCAATCTACATTTgggaaaggaaaaaaaacaatCAACCTTCAGTAACATGCACCCTCAGTCTCAACTCTCAAGTGATATCAAATTCACATATAAAAGTTCCACTCCAAAGAAAGTTTTAGCCAAGTCAGCAAATCAATATAGAATGTACCTGAAAAACATTGGATCACCAATAGCTTTTAACATATCAAGGTGTTCCTGAAACTCTTTGGCAGAAGCATTTTCACCATCCATATATAGCCACTCTTGAACCTGGTTATTTTTTTGTGCtttatttgtaaaaattaaaataaaaagaatacttGTCTAAGTTATATGGCTTAGCTGTCCAAAAAAGAAGGCTAACCTCATCAAGCTTTTCAATGAAAGATTTCCGTTCATCATCAGTAGAAATCTTTTGAACCTCCTCAGATGTTTCAAGCTGGTATCAGAAAAATATACAAGAAAAAGTCTATTAGAGAGTGCACAAATGAGCAAACTGTCTATTTTAAATTACTTCATTCTTAAAATAACAGAAGACTAAATAAATAACCGGAATCTGCAAACAACCATCGTAATTGGAGGACATTCACCAAAAAAAATGATAACATCGAATTAACAACAATGATCAACCTCTCTAATATATGTCTCAAGATGGATGCTAATGGAAAGCATTGGGGGAAATGTGAGGATATGCCacaatttcaaaacataaaaaggtTAAGAAACTGGAGAATTCCTACCTTGTCTTTTGTATTGTATATGTACGattctaaattatttttcagcTCTGCAGTTTTTCTTCGCTCTGCATCCTTTTTCTCTATTGCTTCTAATTTACTTTTAGCTTCAGCAAAGGAAGCTTTTGGCAGAGACATTGCGGGCCCCATAGTCTTCTCAACAATCTATATGTCatgaaagtaaaaatcaaaaagaagAGAGAACAAGACTGCACAAAATAAACATCACATACCAATTTGAGGAATCTAAAAGCTTTAATTGGCTGCAAAAAAGAAATACAGGGAAATCAATTTATCTGTACCTTCAATGGAATCCTGAAAGTTCTTTTTTTAAGCTTTTTTTCGGTAACAAGATCTGAAGCATTCTGCTCTTCACCagattttgatgaaacattAGTAGTGTCAGCATCATCAACATGTAAATTAGCGCTGCTTTCTTCTGAAGTGTTGTTAGCACCAACTTCAAGAGATATGTTGGCAGAAGCAATAGTTGAGTTCTCAACTGTCACATTCTTCTTAGGAACTTCTACCCATTCAGTTATTTCAATAACAGCATCTGCCCGATCCAAAGACAAAATTCCACTTCTACTCAGAGAGAAATGCAGATTTGCTTTAATTGGGGACGACAAATTCCGAGATGCATACCTGAGTTAAATAAGTAGACAAACACATTATAACCATATTAGTATATTTCTAATCCTCACATGATAATGTGGTAGCAGAGGGCTATAGTAACAATGTAAATTATGATCCACAAATGAAATAAAAGATGTATAATAATCTTACTTTTCAGTAGCGTCTGTCAGACCAGACAGATCATACTGAGCAACTATAGGAGAGGTCACTCCAGGTGGTAGAATAATTTTGCTCCCATAAGCCAATGAAACTTCAAAATCTTTGTCATGAACAATGGATCTAAACATCTACAGTATCCATAAACAAGTATATAGTTCGTAAAATTGTTAAGAATGACATAATTAAACCAGTGATCTAACACATGCGCTAATTCTAATCTCACAATTTCTATGAGTTGCAATGTATTACCTTGCTGGGTATTTTTTTCATTCTCTGTACAAGTGATTGTCTAGTACTTTCATCTTTCAAAAGCCCAGGGCCATCTAACTCAAGTACAAACTCGTAGGGAGAACCATCAACCATCCCAAGCTTCCGATTCAACTTAATACCATCGCTTAAATTTGCAGCATGCAGTGCTGCACCCAGAACTATAGCTTCATCAGCATCAAGATGTCTATCCAAGTCTTTCCTCCCAAGAAATTCCTGAAGCTTGGCCTGTTATGAAGGAAAAAACAAAATGTTTCCCAGTCATTCTTCTAATATCTAACACATGAAAGTATATCAGGCAAGCCACAATATCATTCTTTCACCAAATGATGCCATCTACCTACTTCAAAAATCAGTATGAAGTAACATGTAACatgacaccaaaaaaaaaaggaaaacctAAATAACATCATTGAATGGAAATATACTTTTATGCAAACAGAATTGAAACCAAGGAGTTTTTCTTGCACATAAAGAAAACCAACCTGCAATTTCGGTACTCTTGTAGCACCTCCTATCAACTCCACTGCATATATCTCATCAATTGTTAGACCAGAATCCTTAAGAACATCTTTCACGGGGATAAGAGATTGTTCCCACAGATCCTGACAGAGCTCTTCAAACTTCTCACGAGATATGGTGCTCCTAAAAGAAATATAAATCGCATTCAGCTTACTTTTTTTACCAACAATTAATATTTGCTTACAAATACAAGTTCATAGAATATAAAATGGAATATACTCATTTTAGTACCATGCTGTTTACTTAATACCTTTGTAAATCAGTTCAAAGTTGTACATTGTCATTATTCATGGAGAAAAAAAAAGGTCCAATAAATTCTCTAATCCTGATAAAAGAATAGGGTGAGCCTTGTTTTAAGCTATTTGAATAGCATTCAAGTGAGCTTTGTATCTTTAGCAACATAAAATGGTGTCAACTTGTAAGATAAAGACTTAAGTATGATA includes:
- the LOC115698970 gene encoding heat shock 70 kDa protein 17; this encodes MASILFKLGLFLCVFCLALSPSQSAVLSIDLGSEWLKVAVVNLKPGQSPISIAINEMSKRKSPAIVAFQSGDRLLGEEAAGLVARYPDKVFSQIRDLIGKPFKHTKTSIDSLYLPFDIKEDSRGTASFKIDDNVGSFSAEELVAMVLSYAANLAEFHAKVPVKDAVITVPPYFGQAERKGLVQAAQLAGINVLSLLNEHSGAALQYGIDKDFSNESRHVIFYDMGSSSTYAALVYFSAYKSKEFGKTVSVNQFQVKDVRWNPELGGQNMELRLVEYFADEFNKQVGNGVDVRKFPKAMAKLKKQVKRTKEILSANTMAPISVESLYDDRDFRSTISREKFEELCQDLWEQSLIPVKDVLKDSGLTIDEIYAVELIGGATRVPKLQAKLQEFLGRKDLDRHLDADEAIVLGAALHAANLSDGIKLNRKLGMVDGSPYEFVLELDGPGLLKDESTRQSLVQRMKKIPSKMFRSIVHDKDFEVSLAYGSKIILPPGVTSPIVAQYDLSGLTDATEKYASRNLSSPIKANLHFSLSRSGILSLDRADAVIEITEWVEVPKKNVTVENSTIASANISLEVGANNTSEESSANLHVDDADTTNVSSKSGEEQNASDLVTEKKLKKRTFRIPLKIVEKTMGPAMSLPKASFAEAKSKLEAIEKKDAERRKTAELKNNLESYIYNTKDKLETSEEVQKISTDDERKSFIEKLDEVQEWLYMDGENASAKEFQEHLDMLKAIGDPMFFRLKELTARPAAVKQARSYLVELQQIVRKWETNKSWLPKEKIDEVLSDADKLKTWLDEKEAEQKKTSAFSTPAFTSEDVYLELFNLQDKVLSVSRIPKPKPKIQKPAKNETDNNEEEAKSSNTTSEEKPAGSNESASASESEPEQEGSENENVDTEPKSHDEL